One stretch of Nicotiana tabacum cultivar K326 chromosome 18, ASM71507v2, whole genome shotgun sequence DNA includes these proteins:
- the LOC107800606 gene encoding uncharacterized protein LOC107800606, with protein sequence MSNLSKLEFMALDISGNNYLPWVLDAEIHLDAKSLGDTIKEGNEASSQNKAKTIIFLRHHVDEGLKSEYLTLKDPFQLWTSLKERYDHLKATVLPRARREWMHLRLQDYKSINGYSSVVYRIISQLKLCREPMNDEDMLEKALSTFHASNMVLQQQYREKGFKKYSELISCFLVAKQHNALLMKNYEARPTGSAPFPEVNLGIIDPKSEKRQNNYRSRINIRGRGKGRNNNRHGGGRYKQENNKDSQSNPSKGKGLADITHLEAGDFFEHHN encoded by the exons ATGTCGAATTTGTCAAAGCTTGAATTTATGGCACTTGACATCTCTGGTAATAACTATTTGCCATGGgtacttgatgctgaaattcaccttgacgctaaaagTCTTGGTGACACTATTAaagaaggaaatgaagcatcaagtCAGAATAAGGCAAAAACCATAATTTTCCTTCGCCATCATGTCGATGAAGGGTTAAAAAGTGAATATTTAACCTTGAAAGATCCATTTCAATTATGGACTAGTTTAAAGGAGCGATATGACCACTTAAAGGCCACGGTATTGCCAAGAGCTCGTCGTGAGTGGATGCACTTACGACTACAAGATTATAAGAGCATAAATGGATATAGTTCTGTTGTATATAGAATAATTTCCCAACTAAAATTATGTAGGGAACCTATGAATGATGAAGACATGCTGGAAAAGGCTCTttccacttttcatgcctcaaatATGGTGTTACAACAGCAATACCGTGAAAAGggctttaagaaatattctgagttaatttcATGTTTTTTGGTGGCTAAACAACATAATGCCCTtttaatgaaaaattatgaagCCCGTCCCACTGGATCAGCTCCATTTCCAGAAGTGAATCTGGGAATTATTGATCCAAAGTCTGaaaaaagacaaaataattaTCGTAGTCGTATAAATATACGTGGGCGTGGCAAGGGGCGAAATAATAATCGCCATGGTGGTGGTCGTTATAAACAagagaacaataaggattctcagAGTAATCCTTCAAAAGGCAAAG GTCTTGcagatattactcatttagaagctggagacttctttgagcaTCATAACTGA